In Spiroplasma clarkii, the DNA window TTTGCATATTTGGTTATCTCATTTCTAACTTCTTCTTTAAAGATTTGTTTAGTGGTTTTAATTTCACCTTGAATTTTTGTAATTTCATGTTCAAAGTGAGCATTTGAAATTACAAATTTTGCATTGTTAATTTTAAACAACATATCAGCAACTAACTCATATTTTCCATCTTCATAATTTTCAATATAGTGAGCATAATCTTGCTTATATTCAATAATTGAAGATTTGAACATAATTTTATTTGCATTTAAGATTTTAATATCATTTTTTAATTCATTGATTTGTTCTTTTGAACCATTTTGTACTTTAACTTCTTTTAATTCTTTAGTTAAATCCAAAATTGATTGAGTATTGATTTTTTTGATTGAATCCATTTTTTCAATTTTTTTAGTTAAAATAGCTTTTTGTTCTAACTTAACTTTTTTAACATCTTCTTTGATTGTGGCTTTTAAAGCAACTAAACTATCTTTTAGTTCTTTTATTTTTTGAACCCCTGCAGCCACAAGTTGTGCATAAGCTTCACTTTTTTTGTATTCTAAATAGTTAGCTTCTGCAATTAGTAAATCATTATTTAATAGTGCAATTTTTTCTTCTGTTTGTCTTTTTAAGTTTAAAATGTATTCATCATTTTTTACTTTACTAATTAAAGCTCGATTCTCTTTAATTTTTTCATTGTTTTGACCAATTAATAATCTTAATTCAACATCCTTATTAATGTAGTTTTGGATTTTCATCATTAATATTGGTCTAAATTGCATAAACAGAATATAAATTGTGGCACAATACATAATTACTCCAGTAATTACATAACTCATTTCTTGAGAGGACATAGCCTCATCAGCAGCAGCTTGTGCTCCTGAGTTGATAATTCCTCATAACAATGCTACTGGAATTATCCCAATAACATTATTAAAAGCTACTAGTGCTACAGAAATTGCATCAAAACCTATGGTTGGCACCATATCTGTATAAAATGTCTGCTGCTTTTGAACATTGAAGTAGTAAAATATTCCTCCAAGGCTTATAAATAAACCTTGGAATGCTGTAGTCATAATAATAAACAAATTACCATTCACACCTGCATATTTTGCAGCTGTTTTTTGCTTACCAACCATATTAAACTTGTATCCAACAGTTGTGTAAGATAAAACAAATCAAGTTATTGCCACTGATATAAGTGCCATAACTAAACCAATAATTCAGGTGTTATCACTAATTGCTAGTCAATTTTGTTGTAATAAGTTAGCATTATTTTCACTAATTAATCATTTCATAATGTATCAAATAGTTCAGTTTAACATAATTGATGTTGCAACTTCGTGGATATTAAAGTAAACCTTTAATATTCCTGTTAGCACTGAAACTCCAATACCACAAATTAAGAAAACAACAAATACCATAAGCATAATTGATGAATCAAGACTTGTCACTGCAACTCCCTTATTTGTAGCAATATCTCTCAGAATTAAATAACATGCTGCAAATCCTAGAACAGCTTGTCCTGAACCTCCCATATTGAATAGTCCTACTTTGAACCCTAGCGCTAATCCCAGTCCCATAAAGATAAAGACTGTTGTGTAGTTCATTGTTCTTGAAACTTGGTTTCCTGTTTTTGAACCAAAGGTTGAAAATGCTTCTACAAACATTGTTGTAATGTAAGCAATCCCATTTCCACCAGTAATGTACACTGTGATACACCCTAAAACCAACCCAATTAAGATTGCTATAATTGAAGATTTTATATAGTGGAATTTATTTGTAAATCCAGGAGACTTAAGATATAAAGCAGTTTTTCGCTTTACAATTCATGTTTTTGTATTAAACTTCATTTTAATCTTCCCTTCCTAACATCATTTTTCCAACTTCTTCTCTTTTTGCACCTTTTCCAGGTAGTTCTCCAATTTTCTTACCAGCATTTAAAACAACAATTCTATCTGCAAGAGCAAGAACCTCAGAAAGCTCATAAGAAATTAATAAAATTGCTCGATTGTCTTTTTTTGCTTTTAAAATTTGAGCATGGATAAATTCAATTGATCCAACATCTAATCCACGGGTTGGTTGATAAATTACCAGTAAATCTGTTGGCCTAGTAATTTCTCGACCCAAAATAACTTTTTGTTGATTTCCTCCAGATAACTGTCTTGCAATTGCAAATCCAGCATCTGCATTTCTTACATCAAATTTTTGAATAATTGTTTGAGCATAAGCTTGTACAGCTCCTGAATTAATAATTTTTGCCTGACTAAATTTTGGATTGTCAATATCTTGTAACACTACATTTTGTGATACTGAAAAGTCTAAAACTAATCCGTGTTTGTGACGATCTTCAGGAACATGACTTATTTTTCATTTGCTATACCTTGAAGCGATTGAAGCATAGGTAATATCATGATTGTGAATCTTGACATTTCCTGAATAAACTTTTGACATTCCTGTAATTGCTTCAGCAATTTCTTGTTGTCCATTACCTTCAACTCCAGCAATTGCTACAACTTCTCCAGCATGAACATCTAAACTAAAGTTTTCTAAACCAATAACTTTGGTATTTGAAACTTTTTTCATTGTTAAGTTTTCAATTTTTAAAACAACTTCTTCACTTCTTGGACTGTAGTCATTTTTAGTTTCAACAACTTTTCTACCAACCATTGCTTCAGATAATTGTTCAACTGAAGTTTCTTTCATATCAAATGTTCCAATTACTTCTCCAAGGCGAATAACTGTAGCAGAATTTGCTACCTTTTTAATTTCTGCCATTTTGTGTGTAATTAGAATAATTGTCTTTCCATCTTTTTGTAATTCCAACATAACTTGTAATAACCCGTCAATCTCTTGGGGGGTTAGCACAGCAGTTGGTTCATCAAATACTAGTATATCTGCATCTCTATATAAGATTTTTAATATTTCTGCTTTTTGCTTCATTCCAACTGTAGCATTAGCAGTTGTTTTGTCTAAATCAATTCTTAAATTGTATTGATTCATTATTTTAGTAATTTTGTTTTTAATTTTTCTTGAATTTATGATTTCACCAGCAGTAGTCATTTCTGCACCAAGGGCAATATTTTCTCATAAAGTAAAGATGTCAACCATTTTAAAGTGTTGGTGGACCATCCCAATTCCTAGCCGATTAGCTTTAACAGGATTTGAGATAATTTCCTCTTTACCATTAATTTTGATAGTTCCTTTTGTTTGCTGATAAATACCAAATAAAACTGACATTAATGTCGATTTTCCAGCTCCATTTTCACCAACCAAAGCATGAATTTCACCTTTTTTTACTTTAAAATTTACTTCTTTATTGGCAACAATGGTTTTGTTAAATACCATTCAAATGTCTTCCATTTCAACAGCGTATTTTCCCATTCATTTTTCCTTTCTAAAATAAAAAAGAGTTCAATTTTTACTTATCTACTCTTCTTTATTTAAATTACTAAAGTATTTAAAATAATTAGATTATTTTTAAAATATTATTCAGTACCTAAAACAGCATTTGCATATTTCACAATATTTTCACCACCAATAATGGTTGCTTTTGCCTGAGGATCCTCTGGAAGTTTACCCATAGCAGTAAATAATTCTTTTGATGCTACAGTTAATCTTGATAATACTGAACTTCCACCTTCATTATCAGTTATGAACTCTCATAATTTAGTATATAGACCATCTTTTACAATCAGGTTTTTTTCATTTGTACCCATTGCTCCTCCAGCAAACAGTGTTTGATTTTCTCATGATTTTCCTTTTTCTGTTGCTGGATTAACTGCTACATCATCTCTTGTTAAAACAATATTTTCTTTATTTCAATATTCTTCAACAGCATCTTGAATTTCACTATTGTCTTTGTACTGACTTACATGTCCAAGTGCTAAAATAGTTGCTCCAACTAGATCTTTTTTTGCTGATGTGATAAAACGATCACTATAGTCGCTGTATGCTTCAACTTGATCAGTATCAACACCCACCACTTTTACATTCTTAGCACTATGCACTGGTGATGCTGCAGCCACTAATGTATCATATGTTTGCGGTCCAGCAACTGGCATTATAACATTTGCTCCTCGGTTAATTAGGTCATTTGAAATTGTTGCACCTTTACCTGCATCAAAACTACTTGTAAATCAAGAACTACTTTCACTAGTTGTTGTTCAGGCATTATTCCCAATAACAGCACTTTCATTTGCAAAATCAGCTTTTACGCGTTTATAACCTTGTGTTATTTGTGCTAATGCTGCTTGTTTAGTATCATCTAATTTGTTTCAATACTCTGCTGCTGCTAAGTAACCAACCATAAAGTTATCAACTGAA includes these proteins:
- a CDS encoding ABC transporter ATP-binding protein, with protein sequence MGKYAVEMEDIWMVFNKTIVANKEVNFKVKKGEIHALVGENGAGKSTLMSVLFGIYQQTKGTIKINGKEEIISNPVKANRLGIGMVHQHFKMVDIFTLWENIALGAEMTTAGEIINSRKIKNKITKIMNQYNLRIDLDKTTANATVGMKQKAEILKILYRDADILVFDEPTAVLTPQEIDGLLQVMLELQKDGKTIILITHKMAEIKKVANSATVIRLGEVIGTFDMKETSVEQLSEAMVGRKVVETKNDYSPRSEEVVLKIENLTMKKVSNTKVIGLENFSLDVHAGEVVAIAGVEGNGQQEIAEAITGMSKVYSGNVKIHNHDITYASIASRYSKWKISHVPEDRHKHGLVLDFSVSQNVVLQDIDNPKFSQAKIINSGAVQAYAQTIIQKFDVRNADAGFAIARQLSGGNQQKVILGREITRPTDLLVIYQPTRGLDVGSIEFIHAQILKAKKDNRAILLISYELSEVLALADRIVVLNAGKKIGELPGKGAKREEVGKMMLGRED
- a CDS encoding ABC transporter permease subunit encodes the protein MKFNTKTWIVKRKTALYLKSPGFTNKFHYIKSSIIAILIGLVLGCITVYITGGNGIAYITTMFVEAFSTFGSKTGNQVSRTMNYTTVFIFMGLGLALGFKVGLFNMGGSGQAVLGFAACYLILRDIATNKGVAVTSLDSSIMLMVFVVFLICGIGVSVLTGILKVYFNIHEVATSIMLNWTIWYIMKWLISENNANLLQQNWLAISDNTWIIGLVMALISVAITWFVLSYTTVGYKFNMVGKQKTAAKYAGVNGNLFIIMTTAFQGLFISLGGIFYYFNVQKQQTFYTDMVPTIGFDAISVALVAFNNVIGIIPVALLWGIINSGAQAAADEAMSSQEMSYVITGVIMYCATIYILFMQFRPILMMKIQNYINKDVELRLLIGQNNEKIKENRALISKVKNDEYILNLKRQTEEKIALLNNDLLIAEANYLEYKKSEAYAQLVAAGVQKIKELKDSLVALKATIKEDVKKVKLEQKAILTKKIEKMDSIKKINTQSILDLTKELKEVKVQNGSKEQINELKNDIKILNANKIMFKSSIIEYKQDYAHYIENYEDGKYELVADMLFKINNAKFVISNAHFEHEITKIQGEIKTTKQIFKEEVRNEITKYAKIISELKAENKELKEKGFNKYYNSGLYGISKYFKNLNRDHTIVILNQAVIAESEANLKIVALKKAAKAKDASITIEEFKAQAKAIKNGLNQEFGKKVAELNEYIKVQNQKRKEALVSARKKIGTFKTECKQQLAEGKNTVDKNKAKEVLFNKIAEVQNDYITT